In the genome of Armatimonadota bacterium, one region contains:
- a CDS encoding 2-dehydropantoate 2-reductase — protein sequence MEAGGARQLKVCVIGAGAMGSLFGGYLSAAGHEVWLVDTATGHADAIARQGLRIVEPNGEERVVRPRAVTDPRSVGPCDLVLVFVKSYHTRQAAASLAPLLAPSTVVLTLQNGLGNVDALAEEVPRSHLMAGTTGQGANVLGAGRIHHAGSGETLIGELDGAPTDRLRCLVEAFTDAGLHASASDNVQGVIWAKLLVNIAINPLTAILRVRNGRLLEMPEAVEIMKEAVDEGLAVAGRAGVRVPLEDPWAHVRDVARRTGDNRSSMLQDVEMERQTEIDVINGAVVREGARLGVATPVNLALMRLVKCLEQAGPGS from the coding sequence ATGGAGGCAGGAGGGGCGCGGCAGCTCAAGGTGTGCGTGATAGGCGCGGGAGCCATGGGGTCCCTGTTCGGGGGATATCTGTCGGCCGCCGGGCACGAGGTCTGGCTCGTGGACACAGCAACCGGGCACGCGGACGCCATCGCGCGCCAGGGGCTGCGCATTGTGGAGCCCAACGGCGAGGAACGGGTCGTGCGGCCGCGGGCCGTCACCGATCCCCGATCCGTCGGCCCGTGCGACCTGGTGCTGGTGTTCGTGAAGTCCTACCACACGAGGCAGGCCGCCGCCTCGCTTGCCCCGCTCCTCGCTCCGAGCACGGTGGTCCTGACTCTCCAGAACGGGCTAGGGAATGTTGACGCCCTGGCTGAGGAGGTACCCAGGAGCCATCTCATGGCAGGGACCACGGGTCAGGGGGCCAATGTGCTCGGGGCCGGACGCATCCACCATGCCGGCTCAGGCGAGACCCTGATCGGGGAACTGGACGGCGCGCCCACGGATCGGCTGCGATGCCTCGTGGAGGCGTTTACGGACGCCGGGCTCCATGCGTCTGCCAGCGACAACGTGCAGGGCGTGATATGGGCGAAGCTGCTCGTCAACATCGCCATCAACCCGCTGACCGCCATTCTGCGTGTGCGGAATGGGCGGCTGCTAGAGATGCCCGAAGCGGTCGAGATCATGAAGGAGGCGGTGGATGAAGGCCTCGCCGTGGCCGGCCGGGCCGGCGTGCGGGTGCCGCTGGAGGATCCCTGGGCGCACGTCCGGGATGTGGCCCGTCGGACCGGGGACAACAGGTCCTCGATGCTGCAGGATGTGGAGATGGAACGTCAGACCGAGATCGATGTGATCAACGGTGCCGTCGTCAGGGAAGGAGCCCGGCTGGGAGTTGCGACGCCGGTGAACCTCGCGCTGATGCGCCTGGTGAAGTGCTTAGAACAAGCCGGCCCAGGAAGCTAG
- a CDS encoding M20 family metallopeptidase — MEPDGRRPARPARPAPAAGTAVVESAPPRFGSGAANVLAGKAAAAVNADEVVRLTRELVRIPSVYRPDDPAGNETAVAAYLAGHLSRLGFRVSVQEAAPGRPNVIADWTSLRWGRGLILEGHTDVVTEGDRSAWSHPPFDAEISGGRIYGRGAADMKGGLSAAVCALDAVRRAAPDLPGRIRIAAVADEEGMMLGIKSFIRDGHAQGFDGAIVCEPEENEICLRQKGAMRVLVSFTGKMAHGAMPYAGANPIPAAARFVTLLSEEDRRQQEGHERDPYLGLPHITPTTFRAPAHGEPQFNVIAGEARVTVDVRTIPGQDHANLHRAISDLANAAQADDPCVRVTVELVEDRPWTETTPRDAIVRAIERAFRESLGREPRYGGVPGSTDGTFLHAWARIPVVTIGPGNRQIPHQVDEYVEVGELVEAARLYAAAIVYFLGEEAAPNGTRRC; from the coding sequence ATGGAACCTGATGGGCGACGGCCTGCGCGACCTGCTCGACCCGCGCCTGCGGCAGGGACAGCGGTAGTGGAGAGCGCGCCGCCGCGCTTCGGCTCCGGCGCAGCCAACGTCCTGGCCGGGAAGGCGGCCGCGGCGGTGAACGCTGACGAGGTGGTGCGGCTCACGCGCGAACTCGTCAGGATCCCCAGCGTGTACCGTCCCGATGATCCGGCGGGCAACGAGACGGCGGTGGCGGCATACCTGGCAGGGCATCTCTCCCGCCTCGGGTTTCGGGTCTCGGTGCAAGAGGCGGCCCCGGGCCGCCCCAACGTTATTGCCGACTGGACCTCCCTCCGGTGGGGCAGGGGCCTCATCCTAGAAGGGCACACCGATGTTGTAACCGAGGGCGACCGCAGCGCATGGTCGCATCCGCCCTTCGATGCCGAGATCTCGGGCGGCCGCATCTATGGCCGCGGGGCCGCGGACATGAAGGGAGGGCTCTCCGCCGCGGTGTGCGCCCTCGACGCGGTGCGCAGAGCGGCGCCCGACCTGCCCGGCCGCATTCGGATTGCAGCGGTGGCCGACGAGGAAGGCATGATGCTGGGGATCAAGTCCTTCATCCGCGACGGGCACGCGCAAGGGTTCGACGGCGCGATCGTCTGTGAGCCGGAGGAGAACGAGATCTGTCTGCGTCAGAAGGGCGCCATGCGCGTGCTGGTTTCCTTCACGGGCAAGATGGCCCACGGCGCGATGCCCTATGCCGGCGCCAACCCCATTCCGGCGGCCGCGAGGTTCGTCACCCTGCTCTCGGAGGAGGACCGCCGTCAGCAGGAGGGTCATGAACGCGATCCCTACCTGGGCCTGCCCCACATCACGCCTACCACGTTTCGCGCGCCCGCGCACGGAGAGCCGCAGTTCAACGTGATTGCCGGCGAGGCGCGCGTGACGGTGGATGTGCGGACGATCCCAGGCCAGGATCACGCCAACCTGCACCGCGCCATCAGTGACCTCGCGAATGCCGCGCAGGCCGACGACCCCTGCGTGAGGGTAACCGTGGAGCTGGTCGAAGACCGCCCCTGGACGGAGACCACTCCGCGGGATGCCATTGTGCGGGCCATCGAGCGGGCCTTTCGGGAGTCGCTGGGCCGGGAGCCCCGGTACGGAGGCGTTCCCGGCTCAACCGACGGGACGTTTCTGCACGCGTGGGCCCGTATCCCCGTTGTGACCATCGGCCCCGGGAACCGGCAGATCCCGCATCAGGTTGACGAATACGTGGAGGTCGGCGAGCTGGTGGAGGCGGCCCGGCTGTACGCCGCCGCGATCGTGTACTTCCTGGGGGAGGAAGCGGCTCCAAATGGAACGAGGAGGTGCTGA
- a CDS encoding ABC transporter permease, with the protein MAAARRRRYNLPLLIGGALVLLVAATALLAPALAPHDPTAIDPPRRLLPAGPGHLLGTDRLGRDVLSRILYGGRVAVTVGVVAVSIGAGAGTSIGLLSGYRAGRVDAILMRVIDGLMAFPSLLLAIMVVAALGPGHIQTMIAIGVVLIPVFARLSRAQTLAVRGQEFVLAARALGAKDVFIVTSHILPNIAGPLLIQATVAFSGAVLAEAALSYLGLGTQPPTPSWGGMLLEARDVLFVRPWMAVWPGAAIASTVLGWNLMGDGLRDLLDPRLRQGQR; encoded by the coding sequence ATGGCCGCCGCCCGCCGCCGGCGTTACAACCTGCCCCTGCTGATCGGCGGCGCGCTGGTCCTGCTTGTCGCGGCTACCGCGCTGCTGGCGCCGGCCCTGGCGCCGCACGATCCGACGGCCATAGATCCTCCCCGCCGGCTTCTCCCTGCAGGGCCCGGCCATCTGCTGGGCACGGACCGGCTGGGCCGCGATGTGCTCAGCAGGATCCTCTACGGAGGCCGGGTAGCGGTAACGGTTGGCGTCGTGGCGGTTTCCATCGGCGCCGGAGCCGGGACGAGCATCGGTCTTCTCTCGGGGTACCGGGCCGGCCGGGTGGATGCCATTCTCATGCGGGTCATAGATGGCCTGATGGCCTTTCCATCCTTGTTGCTGGCGATCATGGTGGTGGCCGCGCTGGGGCCCGGGCACATCCAGACCATGATTGCGATCGGCGTTGTTCTGATACCCGTGTTCGCGCGCCTGTCCCGCGCGCAGACGCTGGCGGTGCGCGGCCAGGAGTTCGTGCTGGCAGCCAGGGCGCTGGGTGCGAAGGACGTCTTCATAGTGACATCCCACATCCTGCCCAACATCGCCGGGCCGCTGCTGATCCAGGCCACGGTCGCCTTCTCGGGCGCGGTGCTGGCCGAGGCGGCTCTCTCCTACCTGGGCCTAGGGACGCAGCCGCCGACCCCGAGCTGGGGCGGAATGCTGCTGGAGGCCCGCGACGTGCTCTTCGTCAGGCCGTGGATGGCAGTCTGGCCGGGCGCTGCGATCGCCTCCACGGTCCTTGGATGGAACCTGATGGGCGACGGCCTGCGCGACCTGCTCGACCCGCGCCTGCGGCAGGGACAGCGGTAG
- a CDS encoding ABC transporter permease: MPFVVRRLLAVAPTVLVVATVTFFALQVVPGDIAEIMLGVDARQEDLAQLRRELGLDRPLALRYLEWLGHLARGDLGMSVSYREPVARLILARLPVTTSVAGAAMLIAIVVALPLGVMAARRAWSVVDLAVLAGSQAGLAVPAFWMGILLILGLAAALPIFPLQGYVALSKNPIEWGRHLFLPALALGTERAAALVRLSRAATLDELHRDYVRTARSKGLVEAYVVRRHVLRNALIPVLTVAGLQLGYLMGGAIVIEQVFGLPGLGRLLLHGIFSRDLLIVQGVVITIAIMFALLNLLVDLLYAVVDPRITYD, translated from the coding sequence ATGCCGTTCGTCGTTCGACGGCTGCTCGCGGTGGCGCCCACGGTTCTCGTGGTCGCCACCGTCACCTTCTTCGCGCTCCAGGTCGTGCCCGGAGACATCGCGGAGATCATGCTGGGCGTGGACGCGCGCCAGGAGGACCTGGCGCAACTGCGTCGCGAACTCGGCCTCGACCGGCCCCTGGCGTTGCGGTACCTGGAATGGCTCGGCCACCTGGCGCGCGGCGACCTCGGGATGTCGGTCAGCTACAGGGAGCCGGTCGCGCGTCTCATCCTGGCCCGGCTGCCTGTCACGACCTCGGTCGCCGGCGCCGCCATGCTCATCGCGATCGTGGTGGCTCTCCCGCTGGGCGTGATGGCCGCCCGGAGGGCCTGGTCAGTGGTGGACCTGGCTGTGCTGGCCGGCTCGCAGGCCGGCCTGGCGGTGCCGGCGTTCTGGATGGGCATACTGCTGATACTGGGGCTGGCAGCGGCGCTTCCCATCTTCCCGCTGCAGGGCTACGTTGCGCTCAGCAAGAACCCGATTGAGTGGGGGCGGCACCTGTTCCTGCCGGCGCTGGCGCTGGGCACCGAGCGGGCCGCCGCGCTGGTGCGCCTGAGCCGAGCCGCCACCCTGGACGAGTTGCACAGGGATTACGTGCGCACCGCCCGAAGCAAGGGCCTGGTCGAGGCGTACGTCGTGCGCCGCCATGTGCTGCGCAACGCGCTCATCCCAGTGCTGACCGTGGCCGGGCTGCAACTTGGGTACCTGATGGGCGGCGCCATCGTGATAGAGCAGGTCTTTGGCCTGCCCGGGCTGGGCCGCCTGCTCCTGCACGGGATATTCTCCCGCGACCTGCTCATAGTGCAGGGCGTGGTCATCACCATCGCCATCATGTTCGCGCTGCTCAACCTGCTGGTGGATCTGCTGTACGCCGTGGTGGATCCGCGCATTACCTACGACTGA
- a CDS encoding SagB/ThcOx family dehydrogenase has translation MSRSRVLTFATAVAILGLGVWLMALNPWQDESGAAGPSGERVKLPAPRTDGDTSVEQTLQRRRSVREYRDAPLSLAEISQLLWAAQGITEPRESRRTAPSAGATYPLEVYLVGGNVAGLPKGVYKYRPLDHEIARVREGDVRRELAAAALGQSCVEQGAVALVFSAVYERTTRRYGERGIRYVHMEVGHAAQNVYLQAVSLGMGTVVVGAFDDDRVRRIVGMSEGEHPLYIMPVGRR, from the coding sequence ATGAGCAGGTCTCGCGTCCTCACCTTCGCCACAGCGGTGGCAATCCTGGGGCTGGGAGTGTGGTTGATGGCGTTGAACCCTTGGCAGGATGAGTCGGGAGCCGCCGGGCCCTCCGGCGAGCGGGTGAAGCTGCCCGCGCCGCGCACGGACGGCGACACCTCGGTCGAGCAGACGCTGCAGCGGAGGAGGTCGGTCAGGGAGTACCGGGACGCGCCACTGTCCCTCGCCGAGATCTCGCAGCTCCTCTGGGCCGCGCAGGGCATCACCGAGCCCAGGGAGTCGCGCAGGACAGCACCCTCGGCGGGTGCTACATATCCGCTCGAGGTCTATCTCGTCGGCGGGAACGTGGCCGGACTGCCGAAGGGAGTCTACAAGTACAGGCCCCTGGACCACGAGATCGCCCGGGTGAGGGAGGGCGACGTGCGCAGGGAGCTGGCGGCCGCGGCGTTGGGACAATCCTGCGTCGAGCAGGGCGCCGTTGCGCTGGTCTTCTCTGCCGTGTACGAGCGCACAACCAGGCGGTACGGCGAGCGGGGTATACGGTACGTGCACATGGAGGTCGGGCACGCCGCCCAGAACGTGTACCTGCAGGCGGTCTCCCTGGGGATGGGCACGGTCGTTGTTGGGGCGTTCGACGACGACCGGGTTCGGAGGATCGTGGGAATGTCCGAGGGCGAGCACCCGCTGTACATCATGCCCGTGGGCAGGAGATGA
- the panB gene encoding 3-methyl-2-oxobutanoate hydroxymethyltransferase yields MERGGADVETPRKKKGTIPDFLERKRSGRRITMVTAYDYAFASLVDSVDIDMILVGDSGAMTTLGYKNTVPVTMEEMLIMARAVSIGAQNTFLVGDMPFLSYEVSAERAVENAGRFLKEAGMDAVKLEGGRRTAPAVQAIVRAGIPVMGHIGLTPQSASQLGGFRVQGKTMDSAQAVVEDALALQEAGVFAMVVEAVPAPVGKMVTEAVGVPTIGIGAGPDCDGQVLVLHDMLGLFERFVPKFVKRYANLGAACRESLAQFAVEVRERAFPAPEHCYPMDAEQARELREGLVRAGLLR; encoded by the coding sequence ATGGAACGAGGAGGTGCTGACGTGGAGACGCCGCGGAAGAAGAAGGGCACGATTCCTGACTTCCTGGAGCGGAAGCGCTCAGGCCGCAGGATCACAATGGTAACGGCATACGACTACGCCTTCGCGTCGCTCGTTGACTCGGTGGACATTGACATGATCCTTGTGGGCGATTCGGGCGCGATGACGACCTTGGGCTACAAAAACACCGTCCCGGTGACCATGGAAGAGATGCTGATCATGGCGCGGGCAGTGTCGATAGGTGCCCAGAACACGTTCCTTGTGGGAGACATGCCGTTCCTCTCATACGAAGTGTCCGCCGAACGGGCTGTCGAGAACGCCGGCCGCTTCCTGAAAGAGGCGGGGATGGACGCCGTGAAGCTGGAGGGCGGCAGGCGCACAGCGCCGGCTGTTCAGGCCATCGTGCGGGCCGGAATCCCGGTGATGGGCCACATCGGGTTGACGCCGCAGAGCGCTTCTCAGCTTGGAGGGTTTAGGGTGCAGGGGAAGACCATGGATTCTGCGCAGGCCGTGGTGGAGGACGCGCTCGCCCTGCAGGAGGCCGGTGTCTTCGCCATGGTGGTGGAGGCGGTTCCCGCACCTGTGGGGAAGATGGTCACGGAGGCCGTAGGCGTTCCCACCATAGGCATCGGTGCCGGTCCGGATTGTGACGGACAGGTGCTCGTCCTTCACGACATGCTGGGGCTGTTCGAGCGGTTTGTTCCGAAGTTCGTCAAACGGTACGCTAATCTTGGCGCGGCCTGCCGCGAATCACTGGCTCAGTTTGCCGTGGAGGTCCGGGAAAGGGCTTTTCCAGCTCCCGAGCACTGCTACCCCATGGATGCCGAACAGGCCAGGGAGTTGAGGGAAGGGCTTGTGCGCGCCGGCCTCTTGAGGTGA